A genomic window from Pseudohongiella acticola includes:
- a CDS encoding peptidylprolyl isomerase: protein MIVLKTNYGDIHIELDFDNAPLSAANFLAYARSGFYDGTIFHRVIDNFMIQGGGFESGMEQKDNGDPIQNEADNGLTNDIGTLAMARTSDPHSATSQFFINVGDNAFLNHKNKSSQGWGYAVFGKVTDGMDVVNRIKQCKTGYVGGHQDVPLDEVIITATEVTYPDDK, encoded by the coding sequence ATGATTGTTTTAAAAACCAACTACGGCGACATCCACATTGAACTGGATTTTGACAATGCTCCCCTGTCCGCTGCCAATTTTCTGGCTTACGCCCGCAGCGGCTTTTATGACGGCACCATCTTTCATCGTGTCATCGATAACTTCATGATTCAGGGCGGCGGTTTCGAGTCCGGCATGGAACAGAAAGACAACGGCGACCCTATCCAGAATGAAGCTGACAATGGCCTCACCAATGATATCGGGACGCTGGCCATGGCACGCACCTCCGATCCGCATTCGGCCACCTCACAGTTTTTCATCAATGTCGGTGACAATGCTTTTCTTAATCACAAGAACAAAAGCTCGCAAGGGTGGGGTTATGCCGTGTTTGGCAAGGTCACCGATGGCATGGATGTCGTGAACCGCATAAAACAATGTAAAACCGGTTATGTCGGTGGGCATCAGGATGTACCATTGGATGAGGTGATTATTACCGCCACGGAAGTCACCTACCCCGACGACAAGTAA
- a CDS encoding UDP-2,3-diacylglucosamine diphosphatase, with amino-acid sequence MSDNKNKTLFISDLHLDTDTPTILQSLLAILHTRAPGADALYILGDLFEAWVGDDDQSDVADQVAAELMTLSQAGTRIYLMHGNRDFLIGQDYAERCGAELLQEPTVIECYGRRVALVHGDSLCTRDTAYMAFRKQMRDPVWQQTFLDRPLLERHMVAQQIRQKSQDANSQKASDIMDVTHQEVINLMESLQVNILVHGHTHRPGIHTIRLHDHPINGSDEAVRIVLGSWDQKAWVLEFSADGYDLKPFAHPEKVAAANA; translated from the coding sequence ATGAGCGATAACAAGAACAAAACCCTGTTTATCTCCGATCTGCACCTGGATACCGATACGCCGACCATTCTGCAAAGTCTGCTCGCGATTCTGCATACCCGGGCGCCAGGGGCGGATGCGCTCTATATTCTGGGGGATCTGTTTGAGGCCTGGGTCGGTGACGATGATCAAAGCGACGTCGCCGATCAGGTCGCCGCCGAGTTGATGACACTGAGCCAGGCCGGCACCCGCATTTACCTGATGCATGGTAATCGTGATTTTCTGATCGGTCAGGATTATGCTGAGCGTTGTGGTGCCGAGCTATTGCAGGAGCCCACGGTCATTGAGTGTTATGGCCGGCGGGTGGCGTTGGTGCATGGCGACAGCCTGTGTACCCGGGACACGGCCTATATGGCGTTTCGCAAGCAGATGCGCGATCCCGTCTGGCAACAGACCTTTCTCGATCGCCCCTTGCTGGAACGGCACATGGTCGCACAGCAGATTCGTCAGAAGAGCCAGGATGCCAACAGTCAGAAAGCCTCTGACATCATGGATGTGACCCATCAGGAGGTCATCAACCTGATGGAATCCCTGCAGGTCAATATTCTGGTGCACGGGCACACGCACCGGCCCGGCATCCATACCATCCGGCTGCATGATCATCCGATCAACGGCAGCGATGAAGCCGTCCGCATTGTGCTGGGAAGCTGGGATCAGAAGGCCTGGGTGCTGGAGTTCAGTGCGGATGGTTATGACCTCAAACCGTTTGCGCATCCGGAGAAGGTCGCCGCCGCCAACGCCTGA
- a CDS encoding DUF1289 domain-containing protein, translating to MTKAAVKTPCIGICSTTSVGDPICRGCKRFAFEVIDWNAYSEQEKLAVLQRIEALVQPIVEARFIIRNSQELAAGLKRQAVPCNPDMSPASWLHSLLKKRHRQIQSLAEYGVDVREEWQHLTLAELAEDMDVQLLRLCEAHRVRYFPELMS from the coding sequence ATGACAAAAGCGGCGGTCAAGACACCGTGCATCGGAATTTGCTCCACCACCTCCGTTGGCGACCCCATCTGCCGGGGCTGCAAACGTTTTGCCTTTGAGGTGATCGACTGGAATGCCTACTCCGAACAGGAAAAACTGGCGGTATTGCAGCGCATTGAGGCGCTGGTACAACCCATCGTGGAAGCCCGTTTCATCATCCGCAACAGCCAGGAGCTGGCGGCAGGGCTGAAACGGCAGGCGGTGCCCTGTAATCCGGACATGTCGCCGGCCAGCTGGCTGCACAGCCTGCTGAAGAAGCGGCATCGCCAGATCCAGAGCTTAGCGGAGTATGGTGTGGATGTTCGCGAGGAGTGGCAGCACCTGACGCTGGCCGAACTGGCGGAAGACATGGATGTGCAGTTGCTGCGCTTATGCGAAGCACACCGCGTGCGCTATTTCCCGGAATTGATGTCCTGA
- the acnB gene encoding bifunctional aconitate hydratase 2/2-methylisocitrate dehydratase yields the protein MLEAYRKHVAERAEMGIVPKPLDAAQVAELVELLKNPPAGEEEFILDLITNRVPAGVDEAAYVKAGFLSAVAKGEVKSPLIDSKHAVKLLGTMLGGYNITTLVDLLDDKTLGEAAAEELKHTLLMFDAFHDVEEKVKAGNANAKALMESWAEAEWFLNRPEVPKKLTATVYKVPGETNTDDLSPAPDAWSRPDIPLHALAMYKMPREGVTNAAEQIAELKKKGHPVALVGDVMGTGSSRKSATNSVLWNIGDDIPFIPNKRDGGICIGSKIAPIFFNTMEDAGALPIECDVENMNTGDVIDIYPYEGKVLAHGSDELVCDFDLKTDVLLDEVRAGGRIPLIIGRGLTDKARASLGLPHSTVFRIPFQVAESDNGFTLAQKMVGKACGVKGVRPGSYCEPKMTTVGSQDTTGPMTRDELKDLACLGFSADLVMQSFCHTAAYPKPVDIDTQHTLPDFIQTRGGVALRPGDGIIHSWLNRMLLPDTVGTGGDSHTRFPLGISFPAGSGLVAFAAATGVMPLDMPESVLVRFKGEMQPGITLRDLVNAIPYAALQSGDLTVAKKGKKNIFSGRILEIEGLPDLKVEQAFELSDASAERSAAGCTIRLGQEPISEYFRSNVALLRWMISEGYGDARTLERRARAMEAWLEEPKLMEPDADAEYHKIIEIDLNEIKEPLLACPNDPDDVKTLSDVQGTKIDEVFIGSCMTNIGHFRAASEVLKQVTGSLPTRLWISPPTKMDQHQLTEEGIYSVFGVAGARTEMPGCSLCMGNQARVAPRSTVISTSTRNFPNRLGDGANVYLASSELAAVASALGKIPTMDEYMSYMGNVKTMSDNIYRYLNFNEIKSYMEAAERQKAIPVTNIANVA from the coding sequence GTGTTAGAAGCATATCGCAAGCATGTGGCTGAACGAGCTGAAATGGGCATCGTGCCCAAACCACTGGACGCAGCACAGGTTGCCGAGCTGGTAGAACTGCTCAAGAACCCGCCGGCTGGCGAAGAAGAGTTCATTCTGGACCTGATCACCAACCGTGTACCCGCCGGAGTTGATGAAGCAGCCTACGTGAAAGCGGGCTTTCTGTCAGCCGTTGCCAAAGGTGAAGTAAAATCACCGCTGATCGACAGCAAACACGCCGTTAAACTGCTGGGCACCATGCTTGGCGGCTACAACATTACCACCCTGGTTGACCTGCTGGATGACAAAACACTGGGCGAAGCAGCGGCGGAAGAGCTCAAGCACACCCTGCTGATGTTTGATGCCTTCCACGATGTGGAAGAAAAAGTGAAGGCCGGCAATGCCAACGCCAAAGCTCTGATGGAATCCTGGGCCGAAGCCGAATGGTTCCTGAACCGTCCGGAAGTGCCAAAGAAGCTGACCGCCACCGTTTACAAAGTGCCTGGCGAAACCAATACCGATGATCTGTCACCGGCACCCGATGCCTGGTCACGTCCGGATATTCCGCTGCACGCACTGGCTATGTACAAAATGCCACGTGAAGGTGTCACCAATGCTGCCGAACAGATTGCCGAATTAAAAAAGAAAGGCCACCCGGTCGCGCTGGTCGGTGACGTCATGGGTACCGGTTCATCACGCAAATCCGCCACCAACTCGGTGCTGTGGAACATTGGTGATGACATCCCCTTTATTCCCAACAAGCGCGATGGCGGTATCTGCATCGGCAGCAAAATTGCCCCGATTTTCTTCAACACCATGGAAGATGCCGGCGCCCTGCCCATTGAATGTGATGTGGAAAACATGAATACTGGCGATGTCATCGACATCTACCCCTACGAAGGCAAAGTACTCGCGCACGGCAGCGATGAGCTGGTCTGCGACTTCGACTTAAAAACCGATGTGCTGCTGGACGAAGTTCGCGCAGGCGGCCGGATTCCGCTGATCATTGGCCGCGGTCTGACCGACAAGGCGCGCGCGTCCCTGGGCCTGCCTCACTCTACCGTGTTCCGCATTCCGTTCCAGGTAGCCGAAAGCGACAACGGTTTTACGCTGGCACAGAAAATGGTGGGCAAGGCCTGTGGTGTTAAAGGTGTGCGTCCGGGCAGCTATTGCGAACCCAAGATGACCACCGTTGGCTCACAGGACACCACCGGTCCGATGACCCGTGACGAACTGAAAGACCTGGCCTGTCTGGGCTTTTCTGCCGATCTGGTGATGCAGTCGTTCTGTCACACCGCGGCTTACCCCAAGCCGGTCGACATCGACACGCAGCACACGCTGCCTGACTTTATCCAGACCCGTGGCGGCGTTGCCCTGCGCCCTGGCGACGGCATCATCCACAGCTGGCTGAACCGCATGCTGTTGCCTGATACCGTTGGCACCGGTGGTGACTCTCACACCCGTTTCCCGCTGGGCATTTCTTTCCCGGCCGGTTCCGGCCTGGTGGCGTTTGCGGCTGCCACCGGCGTCATGCCATTGGACATGCCGGAATCAGTACTGGTGCGTTTCAAAGGCGAAATGCAGCCAGGCATCACGCTGCGCGACCTGGTCAACGCGATTCCTTACGCGGCGCTGCAGTCGGGCGACCTGACCGTGGCCAAGAAAGGCAAAAAGAACATTTTCTCTGGCCGCATCCTGGAAATCGAAGGTCTGCCGGACCTGAAAGTGGAACAGGCATTTGAGTTGTCTGACGCCTCCGCCGAACGTTCGGCTGCTGGTTGCACCATCCGTCTGGGGCAGGAGCCGATCAGTGAATACTTCCGCTCCAACGTTGCCCTGCTGCGCTGGATGATCAGCGAAGGTTATGGCGATGCGCGGACGCTGGAGCGTCGTGCCCGCGCCATGGAAGCCTGGCTGGAAGAACCCAAGCTGATGGAGCCGGACGCGGATGCGGAGTACCACAAGATCATCGAGATCGACCTGAATGAAATCAAGGAGCCTTTGCTGGCCTGTCCGAACGATCCGGACGATGTGAAAACGCTGAGCGATGTTCAGGGCACCAAGATTGATGAGGTGTTCATTGGCTCGTGCATGACCAACATCGGTCACTTCCGTGCGGCCAGTGAAGTACTTAAGCAGGTTACCGGCTCTCTGCCGACTCGCCTGTGGATTTCACCGCCCACCAAAATGGACCAGCATCAGTTGACCGAAGAAGGCATCTACAGTGTCTTTGGCGTCGCCGGCGCACGTACCGAGATGCCGGGCTGCTCACTGTGCATGGGTAACCAGGCGCGGGTGGCTCCGAGATCAACGGTGATTTCAACGTCGACACGGAACTTCCCGAACCGTCTGGGTGATGGTGCCAATGTATACCTGGCGTCGTCGGAGCTGGCAGCAGTAGCGTCGGCTCTGGGCAAAATCCCGACCATGGATGAGTACATGTCGTATATGGGCAATGTCAAAACCATGTCTGACAACATCTACCGTTATCTGAACTTCAACGAGATCAAGTCGTACATGGAAGCCGCGGAACGCCAGAAAGCGATCCCGGTGACCAACATCGCTAACGTGGCGTAA
- a CDS encoding PQQ-dependent sugar dehydrogenase, with the protein MKQWNLKLNKTISTTLLGALLTTVSVPVLAQNEIIRGELPPMPTVQWISEPSDYKVEEFANDLQVVWSIKFAPDGRMFVTERPGRVRIISADGVMDPQPWLSIEERIFFQGESGLTGLAFHPDYPADPRVYVMYTYMTDEGPYNRISYYTDDQGRAGEETVLYDELAAQAQGGSHSGGTLQFGSDGMLYVATGDAFERQRSNDLNDLSGAVLRITPEGEVPADNPWEDNPIWAHGMRNPHGLSWQPATGNLFTGDHGPTGEDGLMAHDRIVVLEGGRHHGWPVMVGAIDSPDYVDPILTFVPSSPPGDVMFYDNDLMPELQNDLFVSVLGFQPQDRQNLMRIRFQDPSNPSKPTAIERWFNDGEGNSVYGRLRALATGPDGAIYVGTSNHDGRQMTAHHREQPDRILRITPAN; encoded by the coding sequence ATGAAACAATGGAACCTCAAACTGAACAAAACCATTTCCACCACCCTGCTTGGCGCCCTGCTCACCACCGTGTCAGTGCCCGTTCTGGCACAGAACGAAATTATTCGGGGTGAGCTGCCGCCAATGCCGACAGTACAATGGATATCCGAGCCTTCAGATTATAAAGTAGAAGAATTTGCCAACGATCTGCAGGTGGTCTGGAGCATCAAATTTGCCCCCGATGGCAGAATGTTTGTTACCGAACGTCCTGGCCGCGTTCGCATCATTTCCGCCGATGGCGTCATGGATCCACAACCCTGGCTGTCAATTGAAGAGCGCATCTTTTTCCAGGGCGAAAGCGGCCTGACCGGCCTGGCATTCCATCCCGACTACCCTGCCGATCCGCGCGTCTATGTCATGTATACCTACATGACTGATGAGGGGCCCTACAATCGCATCAGTTATTACACAGATGATCAGGGTCGTGCCGGTGAAGAAACCGTGCTTTATGATGAGCTGGCAGCGCAGGCACAGGGCGGCAGCCACAGTGGCGGCACGCTTCAGTTCGGTAGCGATGGCATGTTGTATGTAGCCACTGGCGATGCCTTTGAACGGCAACGTTCCAACGATCTGAACGACCTGTCCGGCGCCGTGCTGCGCATCACCCCTGAAGGAGAGGTACCCGCTGACAACCCCTGGGAAGACAATCCGATCTGGGCTCATGGCATGCGCAACCCGCACGGGCTGAGCTGGCAACCCGCCACCGGCAACCTGTTCACCGGCGACCACGGTCCTACCGGCGAAGATGGCCTGATGGCACATGACCGCATTGTGGTGCTTGAAGGTGGCCGCCACCATGGCTGGCCGGTGATGGTGGGTGCTATTGACTCACCGGATTATGTCGATCCGATTCTGACTTTCGTACCGTCTTCTCCGCCCGGCGATGTCATGTTTTATGACAATGACCTGATGCCTGAATTGCAGAACGATCTGTTTGTATCCGTACTGGGGTTTCAGCCTCAGGATCGTCAGAATCTGATGCGAATCCGTTTCCAGGATCCGTCAAACCCGAGCAAACCCACAGCGATTGAGCGCTGGTTTAACGACGGTGAAGGAAATAGCGTTTACGGTCGGTTGCGCGCGCTGGCAACGGGTCCTGATGGCGCCATCTATGTTGGTACCAGCAATCACGATGGCCGACAGATGACGGCACACCATCGCGAGCAGCCCGACCGTATATTGCGAATCACGCCTGCCAATTAA
- the pepN gene encoding aminopeptidase N has product MRDAQARTIFLKDYQAPAFLIEKTELHFDLDETRTRVTSRLVLRRNPDLAGNVEDTLQLDGQDMVLESLRIDGNELSSNDYVVADESLTINSVSAFASQSPDAGFVLECVTVIKPQENTSLEGLYKSRTMFCTQCEAEGFRKITYYLDRPDVMSVFTTTIVADKDKYPVLLSNGNDIAHGDLDGGRHWVTWEDPFRKPCYLFALVAGDLKHIEDTFTTCSQRDITLRIFVEEKDLDKCDHAMDSLKHAMRWDEEVYGREYDLDIFMIVAVDDFNMGAMENKGLNIFNTSCVLANPATTTDLAFQRVEAVVAHEYFHNWSGNRVTCRDWFQLSLKEGFTVFRDAEFSADMGSRSVKRVENVSFLRTAQFAEDAGPMAHPVRPDSYMEISNFYTLTIYEKGAEVVRMIRELLGPEKFRAGSDLYFDRHDGQAVTTEDFVLAMEAASGVDLGQFRRWYTQAGTPQLKISDNYDASAQTYELLVRQSCPPTPEQSHKDAFHIPLRMSLLNADGDELPLVLSGEPAASDAPTERVLDVTSDVQSFVFKGVKSRPVPSLLRGFSAPVKLQFDYSRDDLLFIMTRDSDGFNRWSAAQDLAVAVIQEILQQHQRGQSPGIDKRLLDAVGDILRSAVADARGSGELDQAMLAQLLSLPSEAYLSELSNEIDVDGIHWARETLADALAVEHAENFADLYKLCQSDAPYSADAASIARRTLKNCCLAYLVRTQEPRWLEICYRQFNEAGNMTDADAALRLLVNSPAEAAQPLRTQALNDFYERWQHESLVVNQWFSVQAIASRPGTLAQVKLLMNHKAFDIRNPNKARALISAFCNMNAVNFHALSGEGYTFLADQVITLNRLNPQIAARLLTPLTRWQKYNQQRQHLMKAELERIQADPELSRDVYEVVSKSLKAN; this is encoded by the coding sequence ATGCGAGACGCACAGGCCCGAACCATTTTTCTGAAAGACTACCAGGCACCTGCATTCCTGATCGAAAAGACCGAGTTGCATTTTGATCTTGATGAAACCCGGACCCGGGTGACGTCCCGGCTCGTTTTGCGGCGCAATCCGGATCTGGCAGGGAATGTTGAGGACACATTGCAGCTGGACGGTCAGGACATGGTGCTGGAGTCGTTGCGCATTGACGGCAACGAACTGTCATCAAATGATTATGTCGTGGCCGATGAGTCATTAACCATCAACTCGGTATCGGCGTTTGCCAGCCAGTCGCCGGATGCGGGGTTTGTGCTTGAGTGCGTGACTGTAATCAAGCCCCAGGAAAATACCAGTCTGGAGGGCCTGTACAAGTCCCGTACGATGTTCTGCACGCAATGTGAGGCGGAAGGGTTCCGCAAGATTACCTATTACCTTGATCGGCCTGATGTCATGTCAGTGTTCACCACCACTATTGTTGCCGACAAGGACAAGTATCCGGTGCTGTTGTCCAATGGCAATGATATCGCGCACGGTGATCTGGATGGCGGCCGGCACTGGGTCACATGGGAAGACCCGTTTCGTAAACCCTGCTACCTGTTTGCCCTGGTAGCCGGCGACCTGAAACATATCGAAGATACCTTCACCACCTGCAGCCAGCGCGATATCACGCTGCGTATTTTTGTCGAAGAAAAAGACCTGGATAAATGCGATCACGCCATGGACTCGCTCAAGCATGCGATGCGCTGGGATGAAGAGGTGTATGGTCGCGAGTATGACCTGGATATCTTCATGATCGTGGCAGTTGATGATTTTAATATGGGGGCCATGGAAAACAAGGGCCTCAATATTTTTAACACCTCCTGTGTACTGGCCAATCCGGCCACGACCACCGATCTGGCATTCCAGCGCGTGGAAGCGGTGGTGGCGCATGAGTATTTCCATAACTGGTCGGGTAACCGGGTCACCTGTCGTGACTGGTTCCAGCTAAGCCTGAAAGAGGGCTTCACGGTGTTTCGTGACGCCGAATTCTCTGCCGACATGGGATCGCGTAGCGTCAAGCGCGTTGAAAACGTCAGTTTCCTGCGCACCGCCCAGTTTGCCGAAGATGCCGGGCCCATGGCTCATCCAGTGCGACCTGACTCCTATATGGAGATATCGAATTTTTACACCCTGACCATCTATGAGAAGGGTGCCGAAGTGGTGCGTATGATCCGTGAGCTGTTAGGGCCGGAGAAATTCCGCGCGGGATCGGACCTGTATTTTGACCGTCACGACGGCCAGGCGGTTACCACCGAGGATTTTGTGCTGGCCATGGAAGCGGCCAGTGGTGTTGACCTGGGGCAGTTCCGGCGCTGGTATACGCAGGCTGGCACGCCACAATTAAAAATCAGTGACAACTATGATGCATCGGCGCAAACCTACGAACTGCTGGTTAGACAGTCGTGCCCGCCAACGCCGGAACAGTCTCACAAGGACGCTTTCCATATTCCGCTGCGCATGAGTCTGTTGAATGCTGATGGCGATGAACTGCCCTTGGTACTGTCGGGCGAGCCGGCGGCATCGGATGCCCCCACCGAAAGAGTTCTGGACGTGACCAGTGATGTGCAGAGCTTTGTGTTCAAGGGAGTTAAATCCAGGCCGGTGCCTTCACTGCTGCGTGGTTTCTCGGCGCCAGTGAAACTGCAGTTTGATTATTCGCGTGATGATCTGCTGTTTATCATGACGCGTGACAGTGATGGTTTTAATCGCTGGAGTGCGGCACAGGATCTGGCGGTTGCTGTTATCCAGGAAATTCTGCAACAACACCAGCGCGGGCAGTCGCCTGGTATTGATAAGCGGCTGCTTGATGCGGTGGGCGATATCCTGCGCAGCGCCGTCGCTGATGCCCGTGGCTCAGGTGAACTTGATCAGGCGATGTTGGCGCAGCTATTGAGCCTGCCTTCAGAAGCCTATCTCAGTGAGTTGTCCAATGAAATTGATGTTGATGGTATTCACTGGGCACGGGAAACCCTGGCCGATGCGCTGGCGGTGGAACATGCGGAAAACTTTGCTGATCTGTATAAACTGTGTCAGTCAGATGCCCCTTACAGCGCCGACGCCGCCAGCATTGCCCGTCGTACGCTGAAGAATTGCTGCCTGGCCTATCTGGTCCGCACACAGGAACCGCGCTGGCTGGAGATCTGCTACCGACAGTTCAATGAAGCCGGCAACATGACCGACGCCGATGCGGCCCTGCGTCTGCTGGTCAATAGCCCGGCGGAGGCAGCACAACCACTGCGGACGCAGGCACTTAATGATTTCTATGAACGCTGGCAGCATGAGTCGCTAGTGGTCAATCAGTGGTTCAGTGTGCAGGCCATCGCGTCTCGTCCGGGCACACTGGCGCAGGTGAAACTGCTAATGAATCACAAGGCGTTTGATATCCGCAATCCCAACAAGGCGCGGGCGTTGATCAGTGCGTTCTGCAACATGAATGCAGTGAACTTCCATGCCCTCAGCGGCGAGGGTTACACCTTCCTCGCGGATCAGGTTATTACCCTGAACCGCTTGAATCCGCAGATTGCAGCGCGGCTGCTGACACCCCTGACACGCTGGCAGAAGTACAATCAACAGCGTCAGCATCTGATGAAAGCCGAACTGGAACGCATCCAGGCGGATCCGGAACTGTCCAGGGATGTTTATGAAGTGGTCAGCAAGAGCCTGAAGGCCAACTGA
- a CDS encoding DUF2797 domain-containing protein produces the protein MQVLAQGLMRKMHSRLETPVDYQLPLAESLIPMNALLGKTVRLRYTGKIQCVHCGRNTNKSFNSGYCYPCFQSLAQCDSCIIHPEKCHYDQGTCREPAWGEEYCMQDHIIYLANSSGIKVGITRATQVPTRWVDQGAVQALPIVRVRTRLQSGAIEVMFKQHVADKTNWRDMLREGDQVVDLNAEKARLLDLCHDDLQDLVQRFGFHAISVLHGVDPIEIRYPVQGYPDKIASYNFDKDPLVEGTLLGIKGQYLMFDGGVINLRRYGGYHIELSST, from the coding sequence ATGCAAGTTCTGGCCCAGGGCCTGATGCGCAAGATGCATAGTCGACTTGAGACGCCGGTGGACTATCAATTGCCGCTGGCCGAATCACTGATACCCATGAATGCGCTGTTAGGCAAAACTGTCAGGTTGCGCTATACCGGCAAGATTCAGTGTGTACATTGTGGTCGTAACACCAACAAAAGTTTTAACTCCGGTTACTGCTATCCCTGTTTCCAGTCGCTGGCGCAATGCGACAGTTGCATTATCCACCCGGAGAAATGCCACTACGATCAGGGTACCTGTCGCGAACCAGCCTGGGGTGAAGAATACTGCATGCAGGATCACATCATTTACCTGGCCAATTCTTCCGGCATCAAGGTCGGTATCACCCGCGCAACACAGGTGCCCACGCGCTGGGTGGATCAGGGTGCCGTGCAGGCTCTGCCCATTGTCAGAGTCAGAACCCGATTGCAAAGCGGGGCGATTGAAGTCATGTTCAAACAGCATGTGGCCGACAAAACCAACTGGCGCGATATGCTACGCGAGGGCGATCAGGTGGTTGATCTGAATGCCGAAAAAGCGAGGCTGCTGGATCTGTGTCATGACGATCTGCAAGACCTTGTGCAGCGCTTCGGTTTTCACGCGATCAGCGTATTGCACGGCGTTGACCCGATTGAAATCCGTTATCCGGTGCAAGGTTACCCGGACAAAATCGCGTCGTATAATTTTGACAAGGACCCGCTGGTGGAGGGAACACTGCTGGGCATCAAGGGGCAGTACCTGATGTTTGACGGCGGCGTCATCAATCTCCGCCGTTACGGCGGTTACCATATTGAATTGAGCAGCACATAA
- a CDS encoding YeaC family protein: MMNPEVHMNLKTAVELGRWPDGRKLSPEQLEYCLQAIIAYEQEFLPEQQRVGYIDRTGLKKTECDDADSNSGSNPDPNKVMPLNVTKH; encoded by the coding sequence ATGATGAATCCTGAGGTGCATATGAATCTGAAGACGGCGGTGGAGCTTGGACGTTGGCCCGATGGCCGTAAACTGAGCCCGGAACAACTGGAATATTGCCTGCAGGCGATCATCGCCTATGAGCAGGAGTTTTTACCGGAGCAGCAGCGGGTCGGTTATATCGATCGCACCGGATTGAAAAAAACCGAGTGTGATGACGCTGATTCCAACTCAGGTTCCAACCCAGATCCCAATAAAGTCATGCCCCTCAACGTAACCAAACACTGA
- a CDS encoding rhomboid family intramembrane serine protease, protein MHRAVAVDAALDLRPFVRYLQSRAMPHHITEESGNLVVWARSETEAQLIAGLFAKWQSDQLDIPVGTEGTAAVPMFSGKTLLQNLLSAAWLAPVSVLLIVVCLLVALISDLGADPMAVRGLFFPDLRQLGLFDSPRVFLQTLTPALLHFGAVHLVFNLLWLWYFGRMIEPVLGWWRMLALVLLTAFGGNMAQYLWAGNGMFGGMSGVVYGLLGFIWMWQTLQPQSVLRLPTAMITVFLVALVLMGVLASGMIATAAHLGGLVSGMLAGLALGAWRRHR, encoded by the coding sequence ATGCATAGAGCTGTTGCCGTTGATGCCGCGTTGGACCTGCGTCCCTTTGTTCGTTATCTGCAGTCGCGTGCGATGCCACACCATATCACCGAGGAATCCGGCAATCTGGTGGTATGGGCGCGCTCGGAGACTGAGGCCCAATTGATTGCCGGTCTGTTTGCGAAATGGCAGAGCGACCAGCTGGATATTCCCGTGGGCACCGAAGGTACTGCTGCAGTGCCCATGTTTTCCGGTAAAACCCTGTTGCAGAATCTGCTAAGCGCGGCGTGGCTGGCACCGGTCAGCGTGTTGCTGATTGTTGTGTGTCTGCTGGTGGCGCTTATCAGTGATCTTGGTGCCGATCCGATGGCAGTGCGCGGGCTGTTCTTTCCGGATCTACGGCAGCTGGGTCTGTTTGACTCACCACGGGTATTTCTGCAGACACTGACGCCGGCGCTACTGCATTTTGGCGCCGTGCATCTGGTGTTTAACCTGTTATGGCTATGGTATTTTGGGCGCATGATAGAGCCGGTGCTGGGCTGGTGGCGTATGCTGGCACTGGTTCTGCTGACGGCTTTTGGCGGCAACATGGCGCAATATCTGTGGGCCGGCAATGGCATGTTCGGCGGCATGTCGGGCGTGGTTTACGGTCTGCTGGGTTTTATCTGGATGTGGCAGACCCTGCAGCCACAGTCTGTGTTGCGCCTGCCCACCGCCATGATCACCGTGTTTCTGGTTGCGCTGGTGTTGATGGGTGTACTGGCATCGGGCATGATCGCCACCGCTGCGCATCTGGGCGGGCTGGTCAGTGGCATGCTGGCCGGGCTTGCCCTGGGTGCCTGGCGTCGACACAGATGA